The segment AGAACTTGAGGAATGAGGACTGTACTGGTCGGAACCAGATGACTTGCTTGTTTCGTAAGTTCCAAAGAAGTACTTTGCTGCTATTGCCACTTGTAGCAGTAGCAAGCCATTTTCCGTCTGGAGAATATTCGATACATTCGATTTGACTTAATTCATAATCCAAATCATGGTGCCACTGCGGAACGCCATCGAATGCGGTGCTCCAGAATTCAACTTTGTCCGTATCGTAACGGGAAACAGCAAGGGTAGACTCGTCCGGTGAGAAATTCATATCAGTCAAACCGAGAATATTATTCTGAAATACTCCGACCTGTTTTTGGGCCCGCATGTCATACAATAGAATATCGTTGTTTACAGTATTCACCGCGACGAAGTTATTTCTCCTTGAAACAGCGATCACATCACTTTGGTATTGAGCATCAGATTTAAACTTCGTTACGGAAAGAGGGTCTTCATTAATCGTCCCCTTCCATGTGTCTGCGATCTTCAGTAACCCTGAGTCTGTAGAGACGATAATCATTCGATTTTTGTCGAGGTAATCCAAGGCAAAACAACTATTGGACTCGTACTGCATTTTTCCATAATGGCCCCATTGTCCGTCTTGAAGCTGGTAAACTTCTGTTAGAAATGTAAGCCATTTTCCATCTGGGCTGAAGCAGCAAAGATCCTCATCTTCGATACGCCTGTACTCAGGAGACCGGAGGCTCTCTTTTGCCGGAAAGTCGAGCGATTGCAGTTTACCGGTTTGCAGGCTTAAAAAAAATACGTTTCCTTCGTTGTAAACGCAAGCCCATTTCCCGTCACTAGATAGATCGAAACCACCTGGACGGGTCAGTTCAGGCATTTTCCAATGTCTCTCGGGCGTCAACAAGTCCTCAATGTCCTCGCGATGATCGTGTGGATCAGGGATACGGAAAGTCTTGACGAGACCTTTTATATCTGCTGTGTATAAAGTCGATCCGTCCTGATTGATTTCTATTGCGGTGATTTCATCCCGATGATGCGTGAGGTGTCTATATTCTTTCGTGAGGAGATTCTCGCGAGCCAGGAGTCCATTTTTTCTGCCGAAATAGAGATATTGGCTGTCTGGAGAAAACGTCATTGCCGTGTATTGTTCAATTCCATCTGGAATTAAATTCTGAAAGATAATTCGACTCTCTTTAAGATCATAAATAATGAGTATTTGATCTTGGTTGATTGTGGCCAGGAGTCGCTTTGATTTGTTGAGACAGGATATGCTGATGCGAGAATCCAAATGTCTAAATTCCCCAGTTTTATTACCTGTTTCTGGATCCCAAATTACATGGGTTTCTCCGCGAGAATGACTGATGATGCCATTGTCGTTTTGACAGAAACGTGAGAAATACACGACACTGTCATGAGCTGGAATATTCATAAGCAGTTTTCCACTCTGGCAATCCCAAATGCAAATTGTTCCATCGTCCCCCGCTGAAATGATACGAGAGTCGTCCATTGAGAAATCTAAGTCGTTGATCTCTTTCTGTTTGGTGTGGATCGTGGACAGAACGCTGTAATCGGAAGCGTTAACCAGGAAGATCAAAGCTTCCTGACCCGCAACGGCCAGGGTCTTTCGATCATGGGATTCAGCGATACGGTAGAGCGGACTACCAGAAAGTTGAATCGATGTCGTGCCCCCTCGAATGCGTTGCATTAATAGTGGCCATTCAAATCCTCTATAGTCCTTTTTTTCTGTAACGAATTTCTCCGCGTCAAGAATCCCTGCTGCAGAGGAAATATCGTCATCCTGATAAGTTTTGAACCCCAGCGCGAATGAAGATGCGTAAGTAGTTTCGATTGCCTGATCCAGAGACTCTTCCGCGACCTTTTGGCTCGCTTCCATTCTATGTACGGCATCAGAAACCTTAGCAAGTATAACGATACTCATGATGAGCATCAGGGCCATGCCGGCTACAATAGCTGCCGCAGCACTTCGATGACGTGAGATCCATTTAATGATGTGCTCTGAAGGCCCTGGTCTTTTAGCAAGTACGGGTTTATTTTCCAGAAATCTACGAAGGTCGTTTGCGAGCAGGGAGGCAGATACATAGCGATCCTCACTCGATTTTTCGATTGACTTCAGAATAATCGTTTCCAAATCAAGCGGGATCGCCGGATTATATATTCGGCAGGAGAACGGTTGTTCCTGTTCGATGCGGAACATTATTTCTTCTATAGAACCACTCTCAAACGCTGACTTCAAAGTAAGTAACTCGTATAGTGTGATTCCCAGTGAATAGATGTCGGTACGGTGATCGACGAATCGTTTGTTACCTGGGATCTGCTCAGGACTCATGTAACGGGGAGTACCAAGTAGCTGGTGAGTGGCCGTCATTGTGAGGTTATCATCGAGTTTGGCAACACCGAAGTCACCAATTCGCATTTTCCCTTCGCGATCTATCAGTATATTTGAGGGCTTAA is part of the Polystyrenella longa genome and harbors:
- a CDS encoding serine/threonine-protein kinase; protein product: MSCPNSRTIPELRTEQFNSQELNDFLDHVSSCDYCYEVFRSEQSTSNDSNLEIEVHEALENSRLSEEPECREVLSRLLDQQDSNYFQEGSAPVLEPVSPGTILGDFYLEHVIARGGMGTVYAAEQISLKRRVAFKLINTGMQPADGVFQRFTNEAMALSRMDHPQIIPVLTCGHCGNSFYLVMPLIDGINLANLIQRLVDQRSRSTTEVCATTVETDFKEHPLHVSPDEESSFVVNLSNKMNNYCENYPRDIFGGTDIKSPEFIRNVVQQFICLADALQYVHDRGIIHRDIKPSNILIDREGKMRIGDFGVAKLDDNLTMTATHQLLGTPRYMSPEQIPGNKRFVDHRTDIYSLGITLYELLTLKSAFESGSIEEIMFRIEQEQPFSCRIYNPAIPLDLETIILKSIEKSSEDRYVSASLLANDLRRFLENKPVLAKRPGPSEHIIKWISRHRSAAAAIVAGMALMLIMSIVILAKVSDAVHRMEASQKVAEESLDQAIETTYASSFALGFKTYQDDDISSAAGILDAEKFVTEKKDYRGFEWPLLMQRIRGGTTSIQLSGSPLYRIAESHDRKTLAVAGQEALIFLVNASDYSVLSTIHTKQKEINDLDFSMDDSRIISAGDDGTICIWDCQSGKLLMNIPAHDSVVYFSRFCQNDNGIISHSRGETHVIWDPETGNKTGEFRHLDSRISISCLNKSKRLLATINQDQILIIYDLKESRIIFQNLIPDGIEQYTAMTFSPDSQYLYFGRKNGLLARENLLTKEYRHLTHHRDEITAIEINQDGSTLYTADIKGLVKTFRIPDPHDHREDIEDLLTPERHWKMPELTRPGGFDLSSDGKWACVYNEGNVFFLSLQTGKLQSLDFPAKESLRSPEYRRIEDEDLCCFSPDGKWLTFLTEVYQLQDGQWGHYGKMQYESNSCFALDYLDKNRMIIVSTDSGLLKIADTWKGTINEDPLSVTKFKSDAQYQSDVIAVSRRNNFVAVNTVNNDILLYDMRAQKQVGVFQNNILGLTDMNFSPDESTLAVSRYDTDKVEFWSTAFDGVPQWHHDLDYELSQIECIEYSPDGKWLATATSGNSSKVLLWNLRNKQVIWFRPVQSSFLKFSPDNQKLYTFDDTHGELISWDLSRVDNNGEFYGVLIDQDQAFGQLLEISNADLVREGETFDVHLRTNDHFVSVGEKGRLSITSINQHKTIKTLDEGRASDEGAVGTQAITVGGKRVVTLREDLHLESHLFANECFQITKVTDTPEVVAIALSPQGNHLITGTNQGTLQSRDPDTLHVLKTWPLDISARIERIECSNAGDLAAIQLVDPLGKERGKYLSLLNLNTGAHSFPFGADKKIDCFSFAKQHDWLACGIATQLLIRRFEDNSTTSIQIPKGDFGFIDFSPSDDLIAAACSERKVLLGETATGEWKSTLLGFDDKPKEVRFTPDGQSLVAVMNGNQLKIWNVNTKLYLMTDDYLEIDTIRFSDQIPGFVGLQYQNIPVFNYLDYDWNQD